One Haloterrigena salifodinae DNA window includes the following coding sequences:
- a CDS encoding bacterio-opsin activator domain-containing protein has protein sequence MKNADAAENEGRVAPAVAALEAVVDPVVAVVDGTITYANDAARTALDLTSSEGERGAGEWDAASALESWPRLEAAVDETTVGTVRRVPLEDEPYDAHVHRDADVATITFDREREDAATGGSEGETDGTALGERDRTVKDRAINEAPVGITISDPDREDNPLVYVNDAYQKITGYHYDEVVGRNCRFLQGEDSQEVAVAEMAAAIDEERPVTVELKNYRKDGTEFWNEVTIAPVRDEDGTVTNYVGFQNDVTARKEAELALERRTEELDDLLERVEGLIQDVTDVVASSTNRSELEAAVCERIAAEAGYDGAWIGERNPATGSIDVRASAGACDDPDGPPIDADHPAAAALEERAATTDAHEGRTRAAFPLSYNGIEYGVLTVRTDRDREIDERERVILSALARAVASGVNARETSRVLETDAVVAVELTLTDRSVAPVALTAAADCRLEYRRSVHRTDDETASLCTVTGPEATASDLVAAADAADLDCRVVLEREGECLVELAGGDDLVGWLSERGVRLQSIESEDGRARVTLEIPRSANVRSIVEALEDRYRGTDVISFQQREREGETRQEFAARLERDLTERQFAALQRAYLSGYFEWPRPTTGEDLAQSMGVSRPTFHEHLRTAEAKLCRAFFGDTESSG, from the coding sequence CGCAGTCGCTGCGCTCGAGGCCGTCGTCGACCCCGTCGTCGCCGTCGTCGACGGGACGATCACGTACGCGAACGACGCGGCGCGGACGGCGCTCGACTTGACGTCGTCCGAGGGCGAACGCGGGGCCGGCGAGTGGGACGCGGCGAGCGCGCTCGAGTCGTGGCCGCGACTCGAGGCGGCCGTCGACGAGACGACCGTCGGGACGGTCCGCCGGGTCCCGCTCGAGGACGAGCCGTATGACGCGCACGTTCACCGGGACGCCGATGTGGCGACGATCACGTTCGACCGCGAGCGGGAGGACGCCGCAACCGGCGGATCGGAGGGGGAAACCGACGGGACGGCGCTCGGCGAGCGCGACCGGACGGTTAAGGATCGCGCGATCAACGAGGCGCCGGTCGGGATCACCATCTCCGATCCGGACCGCGAGGACAACCCGCTCGTCTACGTCAACGACGCCTACCAGAAGATCACCGGCTATCACTACGACGAGGTCGTCGGCCGGAACTGCCGGTTCCTGCAGGGCGAGGACTCTCAGGAGGTCGCCGTCGCCGAGATGGCCGCGGCCATCGACGAGGAGCGACCGGTCACCGTCGAACTGAAGAACTACCGCAAGGACGGCACCGAGTTCTGGAACGAAGTGACGATTGCCCCCGTCCGCGACGAGGACGGGACGGTCACCAACTACGTCGGCTTCCAGAACGACGTCACGGCGCGCAAGGAGGCCGAACTCGCCCTCGAGCGCCGCACCGAAGAGCTCGACGACCTCCTGGAGCGCGTGGAGGGGCTAATCCAGGACGTCACGGACGTCGTCGCAAGCTCGACGAACCGTTCGGAACTCGAGGCCGCGGTCTGTGAGCGGATCGCCGCGGAGGCGGGCTACGACGGCGCGTGGATCGGCGAGCGCAACCCCGCAACGGGATCGATCGACGTCCGGGCGAGCGCCGGCGCGTGCGACGACCCAGACGGCCCGCCGATCGACGCCGACCACCCCGCCGCCGCGGCCCTCGAGGAGCGCGCCGCCACGACCGACGCGCACGAGGGGCGGACTCGCGCCGCGTTCCCGTTGTCGTACAACGGCATCGAGTACGGCGTGCTCACCGTCCGCACCGACCGGGACCGCGAGATCGACGAGCGAGAGCGGGTAATTCTCTCGGCGCTGGCCCGCGCGGTCGCCAGCGGTGTCAACGCCCGCGAGACCAGCCGCGTGCTCGAGACCGACGCTGTCGTCGCCGTCGAACTCACGCTGACCGATCGCTCGGTCGCGCCCGTCGCGCTCACCGCGGCTGCCGATTGCCGACTCGAGTACCGCCGGTCGGTCCACCGGACTGACGACGAGACCGCGTCGCTGTGTACTGTTACGGGCCCTGAGGCCACCGCGTCCGACCTCGTCGCGGCGGCCGACGCCGCCGACTTGGACTGCCGGGTCGTCCTCGAGCGCGAGGGGGAGTGTCTGGTCGAACTCGCCGGCGGCGACGACCTCGTCGGCTGGCTCTCCGAGCGGGGTGTTCGCCTCCAGTCGATCGAGAGCGAGGACGGCCGGGCCCGCGTCACCCTCGAGATCCCGCGCTCGGCCAACGTCCGGTCGATCGTGGAGGCCCTCGAGGACCGCTACCGCGGCACCGACGTCATCTCCTTCCAGCAGCGCGAGCGCGAGGGCGAGACCCGCCAGGAGTTCGCGGCCCGCCTCGAGCGGGACCTGACCGAGCGTCAGTTCGCCGCGCTGCAGCGGGCGTACCTGAGCGGTTATTTCGAGTGGCCGCGCCCGACGACGGGCGAGGATCTCGCCCAGTCGATGGGTGTCTCCCGGCCGACGTTCCACGAACACCTCCGAACGGCCGAAGCGAAGCTGTGTCGGGCGTTCTTCGGAGACACTGAGTCTTCGGGCTGA
- a CDS encoding DUF1328 family protein yields MFHLVTSVPLQAGGGFLYWAVIFFVLAIVAAAVGARGVAGISMEVARIFVLIFIILAIVSLLL; encoded by the coding sequence ATGTTCCACCTCGTAACGTCGGTACCGCTTCAGGCTGGCGGCGGGTTCCTGTACTGGGCAGTGATCTTCTTCGTCCTGGCGATCGTCGCGGCCGCCGTCGGCGCTCGCGGTGTCGCGGGGATCTCCATGGAGGTCGCGCGGATCTTCGTGCTGATCTTCATCATCCTCGCGATCGTCTCCTTGCTCCTGTAG